Proteins found in one Miscanthus floridulus cultivar M001 chromosome 4, ASM1932011v1, whole genome shotgun sequence genomic segment:
- the LOC136548157 gene encoding disease resistance protein Pikm1-TS-like, which produces MVSDAILYLVIVDDIWHSGEWETIKKSLPDNNLGSRIVTTSRVNAITEKWCDDFDALVYKIDHGYDYNFYRVDFTTQMNADVVGEGFHRGHGIVKMCRGIPLAGACMISALAKERERQEQQGLCVLGTRDVQDRIEEQVTRNGIQNTPGFEPLVESLDLGYNHLPHHMLKTCLLYCSIYPEGHYFKRDDLVRRWTAEGFVCKEAAEDYFDELVSRGWFQEFPSYGNKLQPMMRNYLRWKLREDNFITCTSDGVPSSPVGRLCIDYWPSSDAVDPMSGIDWHHIRSLVVFKDAEKVPYKHLQQLRVLDVQRVEPDYVWDAPSDVLENQHLKDMCGLLRLRHLLLVPGVLEREAFYIPGIAEMPAEIARLQYLETLQVHGTKIRRLPAEIGDLKQLKTPDVSCWNTQLPREIGNLQHLETLRIRGANIREEAWEIIGTLKKLKTLDVGDKKELSGIPRDIGELQQLKNLCVSSNPRITELPKEIGNLQHLKTSDLSGTGITELPREIGNLRHLEALNLAGLHTITKLPRGIEKLQHLERLNLSGTSVTKMPREIWGLKKLKNLNVNIGGALPFEAGRLSKLERLPKYVHKAWKNSDLVSSLAGEILSFERFTVDGGLTVGTKHMHIPQWIKEHFNNIGTLDIRICKLEEQDLKILREMPNLSNLMLRFEGVPRKPIAISSGGFAKLQYLTVDSPEQQIVLRAYLAGLWLL; this is translated from the exons ATGGTTTCTGACGCCATACT GTACCTAGTTATAGTTGATGACATTTGGCATAGTGGAGAATGGGAAACCATCAAGAAGTCTCTTCCAGATAATAATCTGGGCAGTAGAATTGTCACGACGAGTCGTGTTAATGCTATAACGGAGAAGTGGTGTGATGATTTTGATGCCTTGGTCTACAAAATTGATCATGGTTATGATTATAATTTTTATAGAGTAGACTTCACTACTCAAATGAATGCTGACGTGGTTGGAGAAGGTTTTCACCGAGGCCATGGTATTGTCAAAATGTGTCGTGGTATACCGTTAGCAGGGGCATGTATGATTTCGGCATTGGCAAAGGAGCGAGAGCGTCAAGAACAGCAAGGGCTATGTGTACTAGGTACACGCGATGTGCAAGACAGGATTGAGGAACAAGTTACCAGAAATGGAATTCAGAACACTCCAGGGTTTGAACCATTGGTAGAGAGCTTGGACCTTGGCTATAACCATCTTCCTCATCATATGCTGAAGACTTGCTTGTTGTACTGCAGCATATACCCCGAGGGTCACTATTTTAAAAGGGATGATTTGGTCAGACGATGGACCGCTGAAGGTTTCGTTTGTAAGGAGGCAGCAGAAGATTACTTCGATGAGCTTGTCAGCAGGGGATGGTTTCAAGAATTCCCGAGTTATGGTAATAAATTGCAACCCATGATGCGAAATTACCTTAGATGGAAGTTGCGAGAAGACAATTTCATCACTTGCACTTCTGATGGTGTTCCATCCTCTCCAGTTGGCCGGCTATGTATTGACTACTGGCCGAGCAGTGATGCAGTGGATCCCATGTCAGGAATCGATTGGCATCATATCCGGTCCCTTGTCGTTTTTAAAGATGCCGAGAAGGTACCCTACAAGCATCTGCAACAGCTGCGAGTGTTGGATGTTCAACGTGTGGAACCCGATTATGTGTGGGATGCTCCGTCTGACGTTCTTGAGAATCAACATTTGAAGGATATGTGTGGGCTGCTCCGTCTCAGGCACCTGTTACTAGTGCCAGGCGTCCTTGAACGGGAGGCGTTTTAT ATCCCAGGGATTGCTGAGATGCCAGCAGAGATAGCAAGGCTGCAATATCTGGAGACTTTGCAAGTGCATGGAACAAAGATCAGAAGATTACCTGCTGAGATTGGGGACCTAAAGCAATTGAAGACTCCGGACGTGAGTTGTTGGAACACACAGCTGCCTAGGGAGATTGGGAACCTGCAGCATTTAGAGACTCTGCGCATCCGTGGAGCAAACATCAGAGAGGAGGCCTGGGAGATCATCGGGACACTGAAGAAACTCAAGACTCTGGACGTGGGTGACAAGAAGGAGCTCTCAGGGATACCTAGGGACATTGGAGAACTGCAGCAGCTGAAGAATCTGTGCGTGAGTTCGAACCCACGGATCACAGAGCTGCCCAAGGAGATTGGTAACCTGCAGCATTTGAAGACTTCGGACTTGAGTGGAACAGGGATCACAGAGCTTCCCCGTGAGATCGGGAATCTCCGGCACTTGGAGGCTCTGAATTTGGCTGGACTTCATACAATCACAAAGCTGCCTCGGGGTATTGAGAAGCTGCAGCATTTGGAGAGACTAAATCTGTCGGGGACGAGTGTGACGAAGATGCCTAGGGAAATCTGGGGACTGAAGAAACTGAAGAATCTAAATGTGAATATAGGCGGCGCACTACCCTTTGAAGCTGGACGGCTATCAAAACTGGAGAGATTGCCCAAGTACGTCCACAAAGCATGGAAGAATAGTGACCTGGTGTCATCGCTGGCAGGGGAGATCCTGTCGTTTGAACGTTTTACTGTTGATGGTGGACTAACCGTCGGCACGAAGCACATGCACATTCCACAGTGGATCAAAGAGCACTTCAACAATATTGGCACCTTGGACATCAGGATCTGCAAATTAGAGGAGCAGGATCTCAAGATTCTGCGGGAGATGCCCAACCTTTCGAACCTGATGCTAAGGTTCGAAGGTGTCCCCAGAAAGCCGATAGCCATTAGCAGTGGAGGGTTCGCAAAGCTCCAGTACCTCACTGTTGACAGCCCTGAACAACAAATTGTTCTGAGGGCCTatttggcagggctctggctcctctga
- the LOC136549492 gene encoding methylmalonate-semialdehyde dehydrogenase [acylating], mitochondrial, whose amino-acid sequence MLRAALFRSAPGLRRSPAMAAAAAPFSTAAAAWLSNGPTSTPPRVRLLIGGEFVESRADEHVDVTNPATQEVVSRIPLTTADEFRAAVDAARTAFPGWRNTPVTTRQRVMFKFQELIRANMDKLAENITTEQGKTLKDAWGDVFRGLEVVEHACGMGTLQMGEYVSNVSNGIDTFSIREPLGVCAGICPFNFPAMIPLWMFPIAVTCGNTFVLKPSEKDPGAAMMLAELAMEAGLPKGVLNIVHGTNDVVNNICDDEDIKAVSFVGSNTAGMHIYSRASAAGKRVQCNMGAKNHAIILPDADRDATLNALIAAGFGAAGQRCMALSTAVFVGGSESWEDELVKRASGLVVNSGTVNDADLGPVISRQAKDRICNLVQSGVDSGARMLLDGRKIVVPQCEDGNFVGPTILADVKSDMECYKEEIFGPVLLLMKAESLDDAIQIINRNKYGNGASIFTTSGVSARKFQTDIEAGQVGINVPIPVPLPFFSFTGSKASFAGDLNFYGKAGVQFFTQIKTITQQWKESPAQRVSLSMPTSQK is encoded by the exons ATGCTCCGCGCGGCGCTCTTCCGCTCAG CCCCCGGGCTCCGCCGGTCTCCGGCGATGGCGGCCGCCGCGGCCCccttctccaccgccgccgcagcgTGGCTCTCCAACGGCCCCACCTCCACCCCG cCCAGGGTGCGCCTCCTCATCGGCGGGGAGTTCGTCGAGTCGCGCGCCGACGAGCACGTCGACGTCACCAACCCC GCGACGCAGGAGGTGGTGTCGCGGATCCCGCTCACTACGGCCGATGAGTTCAGGGCTGCTGTCGATGCCGCCAGGACGGCCTTCCCCGGGTGGCGGAACACGCCTGTCACGACGCGGCAGCGCGTCATGTTCAAGTTCCAGGAGCTCATCCGGGCTAACATG GACAAGCTTGCAGAGAACATCACTACGGAGCAGGGGAAGACACTGAAAGATGCTTGGGGCGACGTATTCCGCGGTCTAG AGGTGGTGGAGCATGCTTGTGGAATGGGAACACTGCAAATGGGCGAATATGTATCAAATGTTTCTAATGGGATTGACACCTTCAGCATTCGGGAGCCACTTGGTGTTTGCGCTGGGATATGCCCATTTAATTTTCCTGCTATGATTCCCCTATGG ATGTTTCCCATAGCAGTTACATGTGGCAATACTTTTGTCCTTAAGCCATCGGAAAAGGACCCAG GGGCTGCTATGATGCTTGCAGAGCTAGCAATGGAAGCTGGTTTGCCTAAGGGTGTTTTGAACATTGTTCATGGTACCAAT GATGTTGTCAACAATATTTGTGATGATGAGGATATTAAGGCTGTATCTTTTGTTGGTTCCAATACA GCTGGTATGCATATATATTCTAGAGCATCTGCAGCAGGCAAGCGTGTTCAG TGCAATATGGGAGCAAAGAATCATGCAATTATCCTTCCTGATGCTGATAGAGATGCTACATTAAATGCCCTTATTGCTGCTGGGTTTGGTGCAGCAGGGCAAAGGTGCATGGCATTGAGCACTGCTGTTTTTGTTGGCGGCTCAGAATCATG GGAGGATGAATTAGTCAAACGTGCAAGTGGCCTTGTTGTTAATTCAGGAACGGTTAATGATGCAGACCTTGGTCCAGTGATCAGCAGACAG GCAAAGGATCGTATCTGTAACTTAGTCCAAAGTGGTGTTGACAGCGGTGCTCGTATGTTGCTTGATGGAAGAAAGATTGTG GTTCCTCAATGTGAAGATGGAAATTTTGTTGGTCCAACCATTCTGGCTGATGTTAAAAGTGACATGGAGTGTTACAAG GAGGAAATATTTGGTCCAGTGCTTCTCTTAATGAAG GCAGAGAGCCTAGATGACGCCATCCAAATTATAAACAGAAACAA GTATGGCAATGGGGCTTCCATATTTACAACATCTGGTGTCTCCGCCAGGAAATTTCAAACAGACATTGAAGCTGGCCAG GTGGGCATCAACGTGCCGATTCCAGTTCCCCTGCCATTCTTCTCCTTCACGGGAAGCAAAGCTTCATTTGCAGGAGATTTGAATTTCTACG GCAAGGCTGGCGTGCAGTTCTTCACCCAGATCAAGACGATCACGCAGCAGTGGAAGGAGTCGCCGGCGCAGCGAGTCTCCCTCTCCATGCCCACCTCTCAGAAGTGA